The following are encoded in a window of Anopheles gambiae chromosome X, idAnoGambNW_F1_1, whole genome shotgun sequence genomic DNA:
- the LOC1271730 gene encoding transcriptional enhancer factor TEF-1 isoform X1, translated as MYGRNELIARYIKLRTGKTRTRKQVSSHIQVLARRKLREFQAKMKVNHPLMGVKEKVFPTNMTGMSSAQIVTMAAAKGRLPLANPSYHHHHHHHHQQQQHHLPYHHHHPSAAGQFWQPGLQPSTSQDVKPFAQPGYPMKTATAVSEGALQPAHPWEGRAIATHKFRLVEYSAYLELRAEETYHKHLFVHIADTPANPLLESVEVKEIYDKFPQKSGGLKELYEKGPSNAFFLVKFWADLNTNIANDAGAFYGVSSHYESNDNMVITCSTKVCSFGKQVVEKVETEYSRIENGRYVYRISRSPMCDYMINFINKLKHLPEKYMMNSVLENFTILQVISNKDTDETLLCVAFVFEVSTSEHGAQHHIYRLVKE; from the exons GTCGCAATGAACTGATCGCTCGCTATATCAAACTACGCACCGGCAAGACGAGAACCCGGAAGCAGGTCAGCTCGCACATACAAGTATTAGCCAGACGGAAGCTGCGCGAGTTCCAGGCCAAGATGAAAGTG AATCACCCGCTGATGGGTGTGAAGGAGAAAGTCTTCCCGACCAACATGACCGGCATGAGCAGTGCCCAGATCGTGACGATGGCTGCAGCGAAAGGTCGCCTTCCCTTAGCCAATCCTtcttaccaccaccaccaccaccaccaccaccaacaacaacaacaccatcttccgtaccaccatcaccatcctaGTGCTGCTGGT CAATTCTGGCAGCCGGGCCTGCAGCCGAGCACCTCCCAGGACGTGAAACCGTTCGCCCAGCCCGGCTACCCGATGAAGACGGCGACCGCCGTCTCGGAAGGCGCCCTGCAGCCCGCCCACCCGTGGGAGGGACGCGCGATCGCGACGCACAAGTTCCGGCTGGTCGAGTACAGCGCCTATCTGGAGCTGCGTGCCGAAGAAACG TATCACAAGCACCTGTTCGTGCACATAGCGGACACGCCCGCCAACCCGCTGCTGGAGTCGGTGGAGGTGAAGGAGATCTACGACAAGTTCCCGCAAAAGTCCGGCGGCCTCAAGGAGCTGTACGAGAAGGGTCCGAGCAATGCGTTCTTCCTGGTGAAGTTCTGGGCGGACCTGAACACGAACATCGCGAACGATGCGGGCGCGTTCTACGGCGTCAGCAGTCA CTACGAGAGCAACGACAACATGGTGATCACCTGCTCGACCAAGGTGTGCTCGTTCGGCAAGCAGGTGGTGGAGAAGGTGGAAACGGAATACTCCCGCATCGAGAACGGTCGCTACGTGTACCGGATCAGCCGGTCGCCGATGTGCGACTACATGATCAACTTCATCAACAAGCTGAAGCACCTTCCCGAGAAGTACATGATGAACAGCGTGCTGGAGAACTTCACCATCCTGCAG gtTATATCCAACAAAGACACGGACGAGACGCTCCTGTGCGTGGCGTTCGTGTTCGAGGTGTCGACCTCCGAGCACGGTGCACAGCACCATATCTACCGCCTGGTGAAGGAatag